A stretch of Nitrospinaceae bacterium DNA encodes these proteins:
- a CDS encoding ribulose-phosphate 3-epimerase, producing the protein MTPGRVRVAPSLLSCRFEEMGEEIAAVQRAGADWLHFDVMDGHFVPNISIGPLGVEAARRAVPDMVLDVHLMISEPDDYIEAFAKAGADILTVHIETSTDIRRTLDKIRLLGVGTGVTLNPATPLETIEWVLGEVDMILVMSVKPGFSGQSFIPESIGRIQALREKIDKNGLPALLEVDGGVKPQNAAEIREAGADVLVAGSAVYGTDDYAGAIEAIRGEG; encoded by the coding sequence ATGACGCCGGGCCGGGTGCGGGTGGCGCCTTCGCTGCTCTCGTGTCGGTTCGAGGAGATGGGAGAGGAGATTGCAGCCGTTCAGCGGGCGGGGGCCGATTGGCTTCACTTCGATGTGATGGACGGTCATTTTGTACCCAATATTTCGATCGGCCCGCTTGGGGTGGAGGCCGCACGCCGCGCCGTGCCGGACATGGTGCTCGACGTTCATCTGATGATTTCGGAGCCCGATGACTACATCGAGGCCTTTGCCAAGGCGGGGGCGGATATTCTGACCGTGCATATCGAGACTTCGACCGATATTCGCCGGACGCTTGATAAAATTCGGTTGCTCGGTGTTGGCACGGGAGTGACCCTGAATCCCGCCACCCCGCTTGAGACGATTGAGTGGGTGCTGGGAGAGGTGGATATGATCCTCGTTATGAGCGTGAAACCCGGTTTTTCGGGGCAAAGCTTTATCCCCGAGTCCATCGGACGAATTCAGGCTTTAAGGGAGAAAATCGACAAAAATGGTCTTCCAGCCCTCTTGGAGGTGGATGGCGGGGTTAAGCCCCAAAATGCCGCAGAAATACGCGAGGCGGGCGCTGATGTACTGGTGGCGGGCTCTGCTGTCTATGGCACAGATGACTATGCCGGGGCCATTGAGGCGATCCGAGGAGAAGGCTGA
- a CDS encoding methionyl-tRNA formyltransferase, with the protein MRTVFLGTPEFALPSLEALVASPIGVEAVFTQPDRPAGRGRKLTPPPVKVRALELGLEVLQPERVRSVDIEAFRPDAAVVVAYGQYLSGKLLSIPPLGGVNVHPSLLPRWRGAAPIQRALLAGDSESGVCTMRVAKEMDAGAILGKVVVPLGPRDTSENLHDKLAEAGAGLLVDTLERLDSGEVVEREQDPALVTHAEKLTKDEARLDWTKSAAALDLLIRGLRPWPVAETLWPGVAEGAVRIWCAYPLEAEPERAARVGEVLGEADSPEGRGLRVRTGEGDLLLLEVQPPGKRRMSAEDYLRGSSLPESAVMGDEK; encoded by the coding sequence ATGCGCACTGTTTTTCTGGGGACGCCTGAGTTCGCGCTGCCCTCGCTTGAGGCGCTCGTGGCATCCCCCATCGGGGTGGAAGCTGTTTTTACCCAGCCGGATCGCCCTGCCGGGCGGGGCCGAAAGCTAACCCCGCCGCCTGTGAAGGTGCGAGCGCTTGAACTGGGGCTAGAGGTGCTCCAGCCCGAGCGGGTGCGCAGTGTTGATATCGAGGCGTTTCGGCCCGATGCGGCTGTGGTGGTTGCTTATGGCCAATATTTATCAGGAAAACTGCTGTCGATTCCGCCCCTCGGTGGGGTAAATGTTCATCCCTCGCTGCTGCCCCGCTGGCGTGGTGCCGCCCCGATACAACGAGCCCTTCTGGCGGGCGATAGCGAGAGTGGTGTCTGCACCATGCGGGTCGCCAAGGAGATGGACGCAGGCGCAATTCTTGGCAAAGTGGTGGTACCCCTCGGGCCGCGAGACACATCAGAGAATTTGCACGATAAACTTGCCGAGGCGGGCGCAGGGCTTCTCGTTGACACCCTGGAGCGTCTCGATAGCGGGGAGGTGGTGGAGAGGGAACAAGATCCCGCCCTCGTCACCCATGCGGAAAAGCTCACCAAGGACGAGGCCCGGCTCGACTGGACAAAAAGTGCGGCAGCCCTCGATCTTTTGATTCGTGGCCTTCGCCCATGGCCTGTGGCCGAAACGCTGTGGCCCGGGGTGGCTGAAGGCGCGGTGCGCATTTGGTGCGCCTACCCGCTGGAAGCCGAGCCGGAAAGAGCGGCGAGGGTGGGTGAGGTGCTGGGGGAGGCGGACTCGCCCGAGGGCCGAGGGCTTCGTGTCAGAACGGGCGAGGGCGATCTGCTCCTTCTTGAAGTGCAGCCGCCGGGCAAACGCCGTATGTCCGCCGAGGATTATCTAAGAGGAAGCTCGCTGCCGGAAAGCGCGGTGATGGGAGATGAAAAATGA
- the def gene encoding peptide deformylase: MAELPILLYPDPALRETCQLIEDIDERIRTIAADMVETVHAAPGVGLAAPQVGELVRLVVVDLSVGEDSSQLHVLVNPEIVSTEGEEVEANEGCLSFPDIFEMIKRPERVHVRALNIEGKEILFNAQDRLGRVLLHEIEHLDGKLFVDRLNRLKRELIKRRMKKRIKASPAA; this comes from the coding sequence ATGGCTGAACTTCCCATACTTCTCTATCCCGACCCTGCGCTCAGGGAAACCTGCCAGCTCATCGAGGATATCGACGAGCGCATCCGCACAATTGCCGCCGATATGGTGGAGACAGTACATGCGGCCCCTGGCGTTGGTCTTGCCGCCCCCCAGGTGGGTGAGTTGGTGCGTTTGGTCGTGGTCGATCTATCGGTGGGCGAGGATTCATCTCAACTACATGTTCTCGTAAATCCGGAAATTGTCTCCACCGAGGGCGAGGAGGTGGAGGCCAATGAGGGATGTCTTTCTTTTCCGGATATTTTCGAGATGATTAAGCGCCCCGAGCGTGTGCACGTGCGTGCGCTCAACATTGAGGGCAAGGAAATTCTTTTTAACGCCCAAGATCGCCTGGGCCGCGTGCTGCTGCATGAAATAGAGCATCTCGACGGCAAGCTTTTCGTGGACAGGCTCAATCGCTTGAAGCGCGAGCTCATCAAGCGCCGCATGAAAAAACGCATAAAGGCCTCGCCCGCCGCCTGA
- a CDS encoding PASTA domain-containing protein: MIRIFLRTIVWSTLLVAIGGVAGLGAIYISRGGDGVFLPQVVGQDIVHALELLGEREIPLKISGWAFSDDVPQNHIVGQLPAGARRIRRGRAVSLIISRGARDVVVPAITGEDLSRAETLVRLSGLRVGFVERVFEPGKRVDEVISTWPAVGDSVRRGEPVVLLVSQGPRERAYAMPSLIGERVNTALDRVRQVGLTVGRVRYVDREGALRGTIVAQIPQTGQRVLAGQRVHVDVARGAQALVGNFSILRYRVPSGRPRRQLRVELESNGQSKDALAREVRAGEEIHLMIAVKGKTRARIYLDDELIEQQDH; this comes from the coding sequence ATGATTAGGATTTTTTTGAGGACTATCGTCTGGTCTACTCTCCTGGTGGCGATTGGTGGAGTGGCGGGCCTGGGTGCGATTTATATTTCGCGTGGGGGTGATGGCGTATTTCTCCCCCAGGTGGTGGGCCAGGACATTGTGCACGCGCTCGAATTGCTAGGGGAGCGCGAGATACCGCTGAAAATAAGCGGCTGGGCGTTTAGTGACGATGTGCCGCAAAATCATATTGTGGGCCAGCTTCCGGCTGGTGCGCGTCGAATTCGCAGGGGGCGCGCCGTATCGCTAATCATTAGCCGAGGGGCGCGTGATGTGGTGGTTCCGGCCATCACGGGCGAGGATCTTAGCCGCGCAGAAACGTTGGTTCGCCTGAGCGGCCTTAGAGTTGGATTCGTCGAGCGGGTGTTTGAGCCTGGAAAGCGGGTGGACGAGGTGATCAGCACTTGGCCTGCCGTGGGAGACAGTGTGCGCCGGGGCGAGCCGGTGGTCCTCCTTGTGAGCCAGGGGCCGAGGGAGCGCGCCTATGCCATGCCCTCGCTGATCGGAGAGCGCGTAAACACCGCGCTCGACAGGGTGCGCCAGGTAGGGCTAACGGTCGGGCGAGTGCGCTATGTAGACAGAGAGGGCGCTCTTCGAGGAACCATCGTTGCCCAGATCCCGCAGACGGGCCAGCGCGTTCTGGCAGGTCAGCGGGTGCACGTGGACGTGGCGCGGGGTGCGCAAGCCCTTGTTGGCAACTTCAGCATTTTGCGCTACCGGGTGCCCTCGGGTAGGCCGCGCCGCCAGCTTCGTGTGGAACTTGAATCAAACGGGCAGAGTAAGGATGCGCTTGCGCGCGAGGTTCGTGCGGGCGAGGAAATTCATTTGATGATTGCGGTGAAGGGCAAAACACGAGCTCGAATTTATCTTGACGACGAACTCATCGAACAACAGGACCACTAG